The following nucleotide sequence is from Triticum dicoccoides isolate Atlit2015 ecotype Zavitan chromosome 7B, WEW_v2.0, whole genome shotgun sequence.
TCGCGACATGGGTGACCTAGCGTTCACCAAGATGGATGGCGAGTATACTCTACAGGATGTCCACACGCTGACGGTTACCGAAACATTTGCAGGTGAGGACAACACGGCACAACATTAATTGACCAAGTGGTTCATGCTATAGTAGAAAGAAAGAGTGCTCCAAGAACAAGAAGGAAAAAGAACTAAAGTCACCAGGTGGTCCATGGTGTTAGAGAAAGAAAGTGTGTTCCAAAAAATAAgaccaaaaaagaaagaaagagtatTCTACAAAATAAGTAGAAACGAGAACTAAAACTGGCGAGAAATGAGAAAGAAAAAGATGAGGCGTCATTGACAAATACATGAATGTTGACGTGGTGCTGGTTGACGCCGATGAAACGGGTTGCCGAAGAGGATAGGAGTAGAAGCTATAGAAAAGGACGGGAAAGAGAAGAACGACAATTGTCCCTTCTAGCATATGTGGCCTGGAGGTGGAGCTTATTGCTGACTAGGAATACGTTTACCGTTGCCACTTGCCTTCAACATTAGTGTGCATTTGCAAAGTTGAATGGACTTTTGATAATGATCTCTATAGTTATTTGTTGATTTGTGTCAATAGTATGGGTTAGTTTAACCCACTCTATTATATTGTAAATATGAAAATTTTCATCCATGTTGCAATGCACGACGAAGATGAGGTGAACGTCATCTGGTTTGAAAGGAGGTGGATCCACTACTGCGGGAAACCGAGCGGGAAGGGGAGGTTTCAACAGAAAAAGAGAAGGTGCGTCGTGGGATGGAGTTTTTGTGTTGGACCCGAGTATTAGATATAACATGGCGGATTGCCcatagcaacgcacgggcgttctcctAGTCATTAGTAGTATTATAGTTGTTTCCTTCAGTCAATGAGGGTTTCTCCTCCTTTTGAGACGAAAAAGGTAGTAGCAAGAGACGTGTCTATCACTTCACTAACCTAGCTAAATATGCTCAGTGCGGGATTGATAGTTGTTCCCCTCTTACACACCTCTCTCTCCCCTTGATGTTGTGACGCCAACGCCGCGCCGCTCACGTCCACCCAACCTAGTCCTCTGCTCTCCCACGTTGTGGCGGCAACACTAGCGTCGCTCGCGTCCACCGAGCCCATCCCTGCCATCTCCCCAACATTGTGGAACCCTCGACGGTGCAACCTCCCCCACCCCTGCAAACCACATCAACAACTCTCCTCTAGGCCGCTTTCATTGTGCTACTACCTCCCGAAGAGGATGAACCTCAATATGTTTGTTTTGGTCAGGTCGCGTTGGTATGCTTGCTCGGCGTCGACAACACCATGGGAGTCTTGGATCTTGAGGCTTTCAAACTAACCCCAATTCAAACATGAGATCTTAAAATAATAATATTTGGAGGcttgaatagttatttggatcatatTTGAAGCTTGCTTAAATATTTAAACCATTTTCCAATTGAAAAGAAAATCAAAAGAGAGGAGCTAATAAGACTTACGATTATGTAAAAAGTATTGAAAATGCTTTAAATATTCTTTAGAATATTTATTAGGATGTCAAAAATGTTTTGGCAATTATTTAGAGCCCTAAGTTATTTTACGGAATATTTATAAAGTCCAAGATAGCTTTTATAAAGAATTGTGTGTTTTAGTTAATATTTGGGCCAGAAAAAACTGCCCAGGCTCCAAATATTATGTTATGTTTTGAGAGTTTTTAAGGATTTATAGAGTTAAAATGGAACTATTACAGACCCATATTGAATTACTttagaaaacagaaatagaaaacctAAAGCTAACAGACCGCGGCCCATGAGAACTTGACATAAGCACGCCCCGGTCCAGCCCAGCTAAAAAATGTGTGATGTGTGTGTGGAGACATCCATATAGCTCCTATTCAGTGTCGCGGGGANNNNNNNNNNNNNNNNNNNNNNNNNNNNNNNNNNNNNNNNNNNNNNNNNNNNNNNNNNNNNNNNNNNNNNNNNNNNNNNNNNNNNNNNNNNNNNNNNNNNNNNNNNNNNNNNNNNNNNNNNNNNNNNNNNNNNNNNNNNNNNNNNNNNNNNNNNNNNNNNNNNNNNNNNNNNNNNNNNNNNNNNNNNNNNNNNNNNNNNNNNNNNNNNNNNNNNNNNNNNNNNNNNNNNNNNNNNNNNNNNNNNNNNNNNNNNNNNNNNNNNNNNNNNNNNNNNNNTTCGGAGTTTAACCCCaaccggttttgggaaggttctagaaccttccctgaaccgggtttttatgtttttctttcggtttttgttttcgttttttcgttttttattttcattttttctttacttttatgttttcaTTTTTATTCTTGTTTTTCCATTTCCGACCATCTATTAATTTGCGATTTGTTTCTAAAATCGTATTTTtttgaatgatgaacatttttccaaaatCGTGGTTTTATTTATAAAAAATCGTCACTcttaaatcgcaaacatttttttgaaactatgaacattttttaaaaactcaCGAACaatatttttgaaatcatgaataatTCTTTTAGAAATTTGTGAACATTCTCTTAAGTCATGAACATGTTTTACAAATCATGAACTTTTATTTTTAAataatgaaaattttaaaattaaaGGCtactttttcaaaatcatgaacatttttttccaaattcgtgaacatttataGAATTAGCAAACACTTTTttttgaatcatgaacatattttccaaattcatgaacattttattgagccgtgaacattttttccaaattcatgaacattttttgaattaccaaacatttgtttgaatttttaaaattatgaacattttttaaggttgtgaacatttttttacaaaTTCGTGAACAGTTTTTGAATTCCAGAGCATTTTTTTGTAATCATGATTTActtattttgtgaacatttttcaattttCACAAACACTTTTTTGAAATCCTGAACATTGttttaaatttatgaacattttgaaaatttgtgaacatttttttgccaaattcttgaacaatttttgaattaccGAGCATCTTTTTtggaaatcatgattttttttgaaattatgattGTTTTATTCAAAATTAGCAACTTTTCTGAAATTTAGGACATTTTGATATGCCGAATTATTGAaaaaaagaaaaattaataaaaggaaaaaagaaaaaggaaacatccGCAAAAAAAATGGCGTCCCGGCCACACATTGGCCGGCCCAGAAGGGGGCCGGGGGTTGCGCGCCCGCTTCCTTTGCAGCGCGTGCTGCGCGCTCCCTCAGTGCCGTTAGTGCCATGGAACCCAACTGGCGCTCACTGCAGCGCCTAGTGGGCCAGCCCATAAAAGGAGCTGCCATGAGGAACCAAACTCGTGCCCCTACATTCCTGCATGTGTTTGGCTAACCACTAGAGCATCTTATTGTTAGTGACTAAGACCAGCGTTAATACTTTAAGAACAATTATAGCCactcaaacatgattttttttaagaaaaagtgAACAAACTTTGAAAGTTCACAGATTTCGAAAAAAAAAGTTCACGAACATGCAAAAAAACCTTGCCCTATTATAAAAGTACTTGATTTGAAAAATGATCATGAATTGAAAAAAAGTTAGCAGATTTGAAAAGGTTCATGAAACTGAAAAAagttaatttttttgaaaaaagttcatcaattgtgCGAATAAAATCATAagtattgaaaaaaagttcatcagtattgaaaaaggttcatcagttttgaaaaaaattaatcaattttggaaaaaaatcataaatttaaggaaagaaaaaacaaaagtaaaggaaaagaaaagacaaggaaaaataaaaaataacaaataaaactaaaagaaagaagaaaatggaGAACTAATCACATAAGGCGTTGCGACCCGTGTGGTTAAATTAGTTTATCGAGTACAGAGAGATCTTGGGTTTGACTCACCTCGCTTTGCAGTTttaacaaaaaaaaaggaaaaaagctaGAAGGGTCAAACCAGGTCGGAGGGGGCGTGCGCTAGTTTGCGTTTAACACGTTAACAAGCGCAAGGGACGCCGAATAGGAAATGCTCCTGTATGACGCCTTTAACATCGTTTTTTCTCCCAGGTGCTTACGCGATGCGCACATGGACCTGGTCGCTTGGTTCGTCCGCTTTGTTCGGTGACTGTTGACCTGTCTACTATTGGGTCAGTCAACCGTTCActttttgtaaaaaaaattgaaTCTGAAATATTCATAAAATAACATGAAAAAAATCAGGATTTGTAAAAAAAATCACGAgtatgatttttttaaattttgtaataaagttcatgaatttgaagagAAAGTTGGCAGATTTGTAAAAAGTTATTGATTTTAATAAGATGTTCACGAATTTGAGAAACAAATCATGAAATTTCagaaaagttcataaatttggaaAAATCATGGATTTGACCATATTCAAACCGGCTTCGcacggagggtgtgtgtgtgtatgttgcatTTAACACGTAAAGGGCACAACGGGCGCCGAATAGGAAATGCCTTCTACATGGCACCTTCAACGTCGCTCTTTATCCCAGGCACTTACGCAATGCGCATCTGGGCTTGGCCCAACAAAAGCGACGGGACTTAGTCGCTTGGTTCATTTGGTGACGGTTGACAGTCAACCGTTCACTTTTTGTATAAAAACTGAATCCAAATGTTCGTAAAATAGCAGGAAATTCGAAGAAAAAACATTGTGGATTTATAAAAAAAGTTCAAGAATATGATTTTTTTTAATGTTAAAAAAGGTCATTAATTTTAAAAGTTGTAGATTTTGAAAAGAAAGTTTAGGGATTtgcaaaaagttcatcgatttaagaaaaagttcatgaatttgaaaaacaaaTCACAAAATTTAAGAAaaaatcataaatttgaaaaaataaATCATGGATTCGGAGcggggttgggggggggggtgcgCACCGGTTTGCGTTTAACACTTTAACGGGCGCAACCAACACCCTGTAGGAAATGCCTCCTATATGGCGCATTTGGCGTCGCTTTTTGTTCCTCGCAGATGGGCCTGGCCCGAGAAAAGCGACGGGAACTGGTCGCTCGGTTCGTCGATGATGGTTGACCTGTCAACCGTTCACTTTTGATAGAAAAAATGAATATGAAATATGcgtaaaaaagttcatgaatttgaaaaattttGTGCATTTAGAAAAGAAAGTTCATGGATTTGTAAAAAGTTATCAATTTtaagaaaaaagttcatgaatttgaaaaacaaatcatgaaattttaaaaaatcataaatttgaaaagaaattcatggatttgaacatattcaagtatttgaaaaaaataatgaatttgaaaatagttcgcaTGTttttaaaaaggaaaataaaaaagtactaaaaaagaaaaacaaacaaaaccagtctagaaaaaacaagaaaaaactgaTCGAAAGGTTCTAGAAGCTTCCTAAAATTGGCTCGGGAAGCTTTTCATATCTTCCCAAAACCAGGAAAGGGAGCTTCCTTGCTCATGCCTTACATGGGCGAGCCCATAAAATAATCTAGCGAGTAAGGGGGAGGGAGGGTATGGGCGTTCTACCGATTATGAGGAAAATGGAATAGGATTTGTGGTGTTTGTGCGAGGCACTATTGCTAGCTCATGATCTTAGTCTTCGATGATCATCACGTCAGATTGCCTAGAAGTCGTTGACAACATAAAGAAGGAGCTGCTTCTTCTTACGCTTCGATCTTGAAGGAAATTGAGTTTAGTAAAAGGAATTTTGAGTGTTATTTTTGTTTTGAGCATAGAGAGTCCAATTTTGAAGCTCattctgttgctaaaggagcttcttCTCTTTCTGTTGGTCGCCTTGTGTGGCTGGGGATTGTTCCTAACATTGCTTGTATTCCGAATGTTTTTAATTTTGAATAAAATCCTTAGTTACCCTGAAAAAGAGGatttgtggtgtgtgtgtgtgtgtgtgtgtgtgtgtgtgagagagagagagagagagagagagagagagagatggttcCCCCTCTCTCTTGGAAGTCCAAATTGAGTCGTGGCCATTAGCTGGTCTACGAGGCAAGTCAAGTCCGCGAGCAGAAAATCAAATAAACAACCACCATATCCAATCGATCCGCACAGGCCGGTCACACTGGCTAGCTAGTAAACGATGTCACAGCTTAAGCTTCCACGCACAATCTTTATTCTCTAGAAACACAGCTAGCATATATAGACCAGTCACGGGCACCTGACATGGACACATGACTAATTAATGGTCGTATGTCACCGATCATAGCCTCATGGAGTCATGGGAACAATGAGAATATTAACTTAGCTATCCACCCCTCCATCACATGGCCACATACGGAGCATATATATATGCAGGTATACCATTACCTCACCGTATACTATATGCAGAAGTCCATGCGTGCATATAATCTGAGTCCACCTAGACAAGTTTGACTGGACTATGCAGCACAAGTTTAGGCGATTATCCGCTAGCTAGACACTCAGCTTTGGGATTAATGGGAGTCAAAATCATCGGCTGCCGATAGTGGAGTCAGAGAAGCAGCAAGATAAACAAAACATAAGTGTGCTAAGTATCTAGTTAAAAACAAGGTTCAACTTTTCAGCTTTGATCTCATTGGGGCCACAAAACTAATAATCAGAGTGCTGGTCTTCAGCACGGCCACAGCGCCAAAATTGTTTTTTAGTTCATTCAAATCAATCAGCATTGTTGATCAGGATCGAATGGTCAAGAGCATTTCTTCCtcctcaagtcgtcttcctcctcctaaACCCCACTCCAATGTCAGGTCCCACCACCCACGGCTGACCGCGCTATTTTGAACGGCTCGCTGCTTTGTCCTCTACCGCCCTACAACACTCTCTTGCACCTGAACACATCAAACCTCCGACTCCCCTCCATCTAGGACGTCGTTGCTGCTCAATATCTTAATTTCTCCCATTGAACGAGTATTGccgaaaatcctaaaataaatctaagataaatgcgagcatcaaAATTTAAATTTTGATGGACTGGAAATACCACTGTacatctaaccatccaaccacagattgATTCACAAACATAAAACATTCTATGTACTATTAGTGAAACCCAAATTCCCCGAATTCCGGTGGAAAATGGGATGCCTGATTGAGAAGGGACGACATGGACGTTGGTAAATTTTCCACGGTCAATTCAACACCTCGACTGATCTACAAGTTCCACAGCCGTCACTGTCTAGCTATTATGCCCCGTAATTTTCACACAAACAGAAAATTTAGCACCACAAGCGGTAAAGAAGATCTCCAGGAGCCGAGAAGATGCCGCTGTCTAATCCGCACGAGCCCTTGACCGCCTGGTCCGCCCCCGATCTCTGACTGCTCCTCCTGACTGGCTCGTATCTTTGACCAGACCGATCATCTGCCTCCTCTTTCGTGTCTCACAGGTGGGCCTGCCACACGTGTGCCCCACCTGTCATGGGGCTAGCGTTGTGGGGGAATCCGTGGCTATAGAGTTGGCTTAGCTACCGAACCTATATAACCTCGCGGCTTGTGCAGCCAAGCGGACACAGATCGTCTGTTCGTCGTCATCATACAGTACACCAGAAGTAAAACGAAGAAGAGTCGTCGTGCTCGTGCGTGCGTGCAGATCAGCCACGCCTTTGCATCCGAGAGGAGTGACAAGGGGGAGCATACATATATGGCGGCGGCCATGGAGCAGAGCAACGGGGGCGGCGGCGTGAAGGTCAAGTTCATCGAGACGCAGTTCGTCAGCTCCGACGCCGCCAACTTCAAGTCCGTCGTGCAGCGGCTCACCGGCAAGTACTCCAAGATGCCGCCGCCGGCGTCCTCGGTACACAGGCCTCGCCCAAGGCCCTGCGGCAGACCCGACCAACAAGGGCGGCCTTGCGTCTCCGGCAGCGACGAGCTGATGATGGCTGCGCCGGCGAAGCCAGCGGCGGCAGCTTTCGAGCCGCTGCGCGTGGAGGAGGTGAACGAGCTCTGCGACTTCGCCGATCTGCTCTACGCCGCCCCAAGCGCGCGGCGCCACGGCGGGAGCGTCGTAAATGGCTTTCCTTACTGATACATGCGTGGCCCGAAGAAGAATCGTGTTACCCTTCTCATTGAGGATCATGTATTTGTTTGAGGATTGACATTGCAGTACTGGCAGATGTGATCCTTTTGCTCAAATGCTCACTGGGAGCGCCAGATGTGATCTTCCTCAAACACAAGTGGAAGTAAGAGGAAAATACGAAAATGTATGAATATATTGTGTTGAGCGAAAAGGGAAAAGAAAGAGATGGATATGTATGCTGGTAAACTATGGTGTGTCGTCTTCTTGTCGGGTTACATGGGCAACTGTAAGGCTTCATTTGGATTTAAGAGGAGCTACTCCCAGGGAACAAGTGCCTCGGGGTGAAATTAGCCTGTGCAAACTTGAACCCCGTGGAAAATCTACATCGTCCTTTGGCTGTTGGGGCTCGGGGGTAACCGGGGATTGGGGAAGGCCAAATCGAGAGCAGCGCTCAAGGCAGGAAGGAGTAGGCGGCATCGCTCTCGTTCGTTGTTAGTGAGTCGTCGTGGGAGCGAGCGAGAGGGGGATTTCCTCCACGGCCTGTGGAGGCGTGGAAATCTCGGCCAGGGAAGGGCCGCGGAAAGGGCCGGGGTCGCTCCCCTCTGTTGGGCACCAAATGCAGCGCTACCCTTCTCTGGATCGATTCGGCCCAGGTATTTTCCAGCCAGGGAAAGGAGGGGGATCCCGGGTGGATCCCCGATTACCAAATGAGCCCTAAATGTTCAATTGGGTCATCTGTAGTAGAATTAGAATCGCTCATGATGTTTCCAACCTTTTGCAGAACTGTGTAACATGATTAGGATTAGAATCTTTGTGGAATCAAAAAAAGAATTATAATCTTCAGTGAAACCCGACTCCCCTGACCTGGACTGAACGATTGAGCCTAGCGCTTCAATCACGAAGAAAACGACTGCCTCCGCTCTGCCAGTGGGTCTTGCCCACATCTGCACCGGCCATTCAGGAGTAGAAGTTGTGCCGCGTCTCCAACGCTGACCAGTAATTTTGCTCCGATATTTGTTCACCGACAGAGGGAGCAGTCTGCGGACACTGATGCCGAAGGCGGCCACCCAACGCTGTCCACATATATTTAAACAACTATGTGAATTAActggacaaaattcatgcaaacacgacggATTTTCAATACATTTACAAAAAAGAAACACTATCCTACCCTAAACCTATCTGGCGAAGTTTGGCATCCAAGCCTTTGTTGTTCCCTTCCTCGGACCGTGCCCTCCATCCTCCGTCTTCATGAGCACCGACGATAAGACCGATAAAGTAaaagtgcggtctccggcgagaaaGAGTAGAACATGCGAGACGGACTGACCAATATGGGACACAAGGCCTTGCCGCCTCTCATGCCTTACTCGTCCTTGGAGGAGTCTGCGCCTTGTCCGAACCGGTGGATGTGAGGTCCACAATGCAAATGGAGGCGTCGACGCTCTCGCCGTCCCACCGGGCCGCCGGAAAGTTCATAGGCGTCGCGTAGGACGCACAACTGGCCTTGTTCACATTCGTGGTTGGCTGCAGCTCCGCCTCCGAGGGAGCCTGTTCCTGGCGAGCAGCGGCTTGAGCCTGAGCGGCCTCGTAGATCGCACGCTGCTCGGCGATGATTTGGGGTTCTCCGAGGCCATGGCCGGCATGCCCTCCTCGCTCACTGTCTATTTGGCCCTCCACCAGTCGACGTTGCTCGAGGAGAAACATGTTGTACCATTGTTTCTCCCGCGCCTGCTGGAATGCCGACATAGGCGCCGACGCA
It contains:
- the LOC119340034 gene encoding uncharacterized protein LOC119340034, whose protein sequence is MAAAMEQSNGGGGVKVKFIETQFVSSDAANFKSVVQRLTGKYSKMPPPASSVHRPRPRPCGRPDQQGRPCVSGSDELMMAAPAKPAAAAFEPLRVEEVNELCDFADLLYAAPSARRHGGSVVNGFPY